The Gammaproteobacteria bacterium genome window below encodes:
- the xerD gene encoding site-specific tyrosine recombinase XerD yields the protein MSNSSYSLPPDQPVIEAFLDTLWVEHGLSENTLSAYRNDLIGLSKWLSKATVNITEARRDHLLDYLSYRVQQGSMPRTSARLLSSIRRFYRYLVRQGAVQKDPSSQIEFPKLGRPLPETLTEEEVDRLLAAPNINKSHGIRDRAMLEVLYACGLRVSELIGLTLGQVNLNHGVIRVTGKGNKERLIPFGEQANEWISKFINEARADLLKKRQSDALFVSNRGTAMTRQAFWHLIKKHAKNVGITKHLSPHTLRHAFATHLLNHGADLRVVQMLLGHSDLSTTQIYTHVAQTRLQELHRKHHPRG from the coding sequence ATGAGCAATTCATCTTACTCATTACCACCGGATCAACCAGTTATTGAGGCGTTTTTAGATACGCTATGGGTTGAGCATGGTTTAAGTGAAAATACTTTATCTGCTTATCGTAATGATTTAATTGGTTTGTCTAAGTGGCTCTCTAAAGCAACGGTTAATATTACTGAGGCTCGGCGCGATCATTTGTTAGATTATTTATCGTATCGGGTACAGCAGGGGAGTATGCCGCGTACCTCGGCCAGGTTGTTATCTAGTATTCGTCGTTTTTATCGTTATCTTGTTCGCCAAGGGGCTGTGCAAAAAGATCCATCTTCGCAAATCGAATTTCCTAAATTAGGCAGACCTCTACCTGAAACCTTAACTGAAGAAGAAGTAGATCGTTTACTTGCAGCGCCCAATATTAATAAATCTCATGGGATAAGAGATCGGGCAATGTTAGAAGTGCTTTATGCATGTGGCTTGCGCGTGAGTGAATTAATCGGTTTAACCTTGGGTCAAGTGAATTTGAATCATGGTGTGATACGCGTTACGGGTAAAGGCAATAAAGAGCGATTGATTCCATTTGGCGAGCAAGCGAACGAATGGATTTCAAAATTTATTAATGAGGCGCGTGCCGACCTACTTAAGAAACGCCAGAGTGATGCCTTGTTTGTTTCTAATCGCGGCACGGCGATGACACGCCAAGCATTTTGGCATCTAATTAAAAAGCATGCGAAAAATGTCGGCATCACAAAACATCTCTCTCCGCATACATTGCGCCATGCCTTTGCTACACATTTGCTCAATCATGGGGCGGATTTGAGGGTAGTTCAAATGTTGCTCGGACATAGTGATTTATCTACTACACAGATATACACTCATGTGGCCCAGACGAGATTGCAGGAGTTACACCGGAAACACCACCCAAGAGGGTAA
- a CDS encoding RDD family protein, which translates to MQTQKEDSIQHISLLRRFSAILYDSFLLLTALFIASFVIVIPTGIKPEDPYFFLFQAYIFLIAYLFFAWFWTRGGQTLGMRTWKMKVVNHDGTKISYETALIRFIVSIISWLPFGLGYLWSLWDKKHRTWHDMASKTKLIRT; encoded by the coding sequence ATGCAAACTCAAAAAGAAGACAGCATTCAACACATTTCATTATTGAGACGATTCAGTGCAATTCTTTATGATTCCTTTTTGTTACTCACAGCTTTATTTATTGCTTCTTTTGTAATTGTCATTCCCACAGGTATTAAACCTGAAGACCCATATTTCTTTTTATTTCAAGCGTATATCTTTCTTATTGCATATCTTTTCTTTGCATGGTTTTGGACGCGTGGTGGCCAGACACTGGGGATGCGCACCTGGAAAATGAAAGTGGTTAATCATGATGGAACAAAAATTAGTTACGAAACCGCATTAATCCGTTTTATTGTTTCCATAATTTCCTGGTTGCCATTTGGCCTAGGATATCTTTGGAGCCTATGGGACAAAAAACACCGCACCTGGCACGACATGGCATCAAAGACAAAGCTTATAAGAACATAA
- a CDS encoding bile acid:sodium symporter family protein — MQADFLTKVILPISLFCIMFGMGISLRPLDFKKIVKSPKVVAIGICAQTLLLPLIAFIITIALKLPPEIAVGLIIIALAPGGATSNMFTYLSKGDVSLSITLTAIVSLIAPFSIPILAGLSMDYFMGSNTAFNLPIVKTIIQLLVITVIPVVLGMFVLSRWENFAKKIEPILKWLSILFLIFIIVLIVLKNNTNMTSYFSQAGLATLVLNLTALILGYRLSKFAKLSHPQAVTIGFEVGIQNGTLALVVAGALIGNDVMMIPAVTYSLIMFFSGGLFGWWMNKRA; from the coding sequence ATGCAAGCTGATTTTCTTACTAAAGTAATTCTCCCAATCTCTCTCTTCTGCATTATGTTTGGAATGGGCATTTCTTTAAGGCCACTAGATTTTAAGAAGATTGTTAAATCACCAAAAGTCGTGGCCATTGGTATTTGCGCGCAAACGCTCTTACTGCCATTGATCGCTTTTATTATTACTATTGCGTTAAAACTACCGCCAGAAATTGCTGTAGGTCTAATTATTATTGCGTTAGCTCCAGGAGGTGCAACATCAAATATGTTCACTTATTTATCTAAGGGCGATGTGTCTTTATCCATTACCTTAACTGCAATAGTAAGTTTAATTGCGCCTTTCAGCATTCCTATCCTTGCTGGTTTGAGTATGGATTATTTTATGGGTAGCAATACAGCATTTAACTTACCTATTGTTAAAACGATTATTCAATTGTTAGTCATTACTGTTATTCCTGTTGTTTTAGGTATGTTCGTCTTGTCGCGTTGGGAAAATTTCGCAAAAAAAATTGAGCCTATACTCAAATGGCTTTCAATTTTATTTCTGATTTTTATCATTGTTTTAATTGTATTAAAAAATAACACTAATATGACTAGTTATTTTTCTCAAGCAGGATTAGCAACGTTAGTGCTTAATTTGACTGCTTTAATTTTGGGGTATCGACTTTCTAAATTTGCAAAACTTTCACATCCCCAGGCCGTAACAATTGGTTTTGAAGTTGGCATTCAGAATGGAACGTTAGCCTTAGTCGTTGCAGGAGCATTAATTGGCAATGATGTCATGATGATTCCAGCTGTTACTTATTCATTGATTATGTTTTTTAGTGGCGGTTTATTTGGCTGGTGGATGAATAAACGCGCATAA
- a CDS encoding enoyl-CoA hydratase/isomerase family protein, with product MNILTITSNDGVKSVVINNPPANILTIDLINEVNAFVLSLKDDRDTKVVVFKSSNDKFFSAHLDLNVINGTPGGQAACIEFSHMINNIKAMKQLSIALVDGIARGGGNEFVMACDLAYGTENSAFAQPELNINIPTGGQGGVQFARRLGKSKALQALLTGADFTAQQAEAFNIITQFVPLAEIDTFLEQILLVARNLEVRDIVMYKEIIAASINDEEAGTELELRHFLERAKEQKTQTIIAAFLKHGGQTEREADDFEGVFADTAAELSK from the coding sequence ATGAATATACTGACTATTACCAGTAATGATGGGGTAAAGAGTGTTGTCATTAATAACCCACCAGCAAATATATTGACAATTGACTTGATTAACGAAGTCAATGCATTTGTCCTCTCACTAAAGGACGATCGCGATACCAAAGTAGTTGTATTTAAATCGTCGAATGATAAGTTTTTCTCGGCTCACTTAGATTTGAATGTCATTAATGGCACGCCGGGAGGGCAAGCTGCATGTATTGAGTTCAGTCATATGATTAATAACATTAAGGCCATGAAGCAGCTTTCTATTGCTCTCGTGGATGGCATTGCACGCGGTGGCGGCAATGAATTTGTTATGGCCTGTGACTTGGCATACGGTACTGAAAATTCAGCATTTGCCCAGCCAGAACTTAATATAAATATTCCAACAGGGGGCCAAGGCGGAGTTCAATTTGCCCGCCGACTGGGTAAAAGCAAAGCACTTCAAGCATTATTAACCGGCGCAGACTTTACCGCTCAACAAGCTGAGGCTTTTAATATCATTACTCAGTTTGTACCTCTAGCAGAGATTGACACTTTTCTTGAACAAATACTCTTAGTTGCCAGAAATTTAGAAGTTCGCGATATTGTTATGTATAAAGAAATTATCGCTGCATCAATTAATGATGAAGAAGCTGGTACAGAGCTTGAATTACGTCACTTTCTAGAGCGTGCTAAAGAGCAAAAAACACAGACAATCATCGCAGCATTTTTAAAACATGGTGGACAGACCGAACGAGAAGCTGATGACTTTGAGGGTGTATTTGCTGATACAGCAGCAGAGCTTTCTAAATAA
- the lptG gene encoding LPS export ABC transporter permease LptG has translation MNVFKHFDRYLGRTVFVGTLFALLVLFSIDSIIDFINDIESVDDRGFTVGHVMLRLLFEMPQRLYEFMPTALLLGALIGLGGLAAKSELVALRSVGISKLRIIWSVLKVGIVLIGISVWVGEMVVPTAQGYANSLSKSQVRDAKNTNGEIGDIEKISLRSKYGIWVRDNNRYINAQEIYPDYRMRDIWIYELDEQYKLKRASFAKQAVYENDVWRLSDIKHSLISNSGVETVAAEEEHWERLVSTELFDVITVKPEFMGAIKLKKYIGYLEDNELDSKRYQLAYFNRFAVPLSGIAMLLLAVPFVFRSARAGGLGQRIALGIGVAVIFNLLSRVLSNTSVVYDIPPVVGAFLPTLIVIAIASIALRKMA, from the coding sequence ATGAATGTGTTTAAACATTTTGATCGTTATTTAGGAAGAACTGTATTTGTCGGCACGTTATTTGCGTTATTAGTTCTATTTTCTATTGATTCGATTATCGATTTTATAAACGACATTGAATCTGTGGATGATCGCGGGTTCACCGTTGGACATGTCATGTTACGACTGTTGTTTGAAATGCCACAGCGTCTATATGAATTTATGCCCACTGCACTTTTATTAGGCGCCCTAATTGGTTTGGGCGGATTGGCTGCTAAAAGTGAGTTAGTCGCGTTGCGTTCTGTTGGGATAAGCAAGTTACGAATCATTTGGTCGGTACTCAAGGTTGGGATAGTGTTAATCGGGATTAGTGTATGGGTAGGAGAAATGGTGGTGCCTACCGCTCAAGGCTATGCAAATAGTTTAAGTAAAAGCCAAGTTCGAGATGCGAAAAATACTAATGGAGAGATCGGCGACATTGAGAAAATATCATTACGCTCAAAATACGGGATATGGGTGCGCGATAATAATCGTTACATCAATGCACAAGAAATCTACCCTGATTATCGAATGCGAGATATTTGGATTTATGAATTAGACGAGCAATACAAATTAAAACGCGCAAGCTTTGCTAAACAAGCAGTGTATGAAAACGATGTTTGGAGGTTGTCCGATATAAAACATAGTTTAATTTCAAATAGCGGTGTAGAAACCGTGGCTGCAGAAGAGGAGCATTGGGAACGACTGGTTTCGACAGAATTGTTTGATGTGATCACCGTTAAGCCTGAATTTATGGGGGCCATTAAGTTAAAAAAATATATCGGTTACTTAGAAGATAACGAGCTAGATTCAAAACGTTATCAACTCGCCTATTTTAACCGTTTTGCAGTGCCGCTATCAGGTATCGCAATGCTATTACTCGCAGTGCCTTTTGTATTTCGCTCTGCACGCGCAGGAGGTTTAGGTCAACGTATTGCACTGGGAATTGGGGTTGCGGTGATATTCAATTTGCTAAGCAGAGTGCTAAGCAATACCAGTGTGGTGTATGACATCCCGCCAGTGGTGGGTGCTTTTTTGCCAACATTAATTGTTATAGCAATTGCCTCTATTGCGTTGCGGAAAATGGCTTGA
- the lptF gene encoding LPS export ABC transporter permease LptF, which translates to MFSTLNRYFSKELAQTFAGVSIVLLLVIVGQSFVSLLAKVMKGKLPADVVVSMLGLGILKSAILLIPFALLLTIMLSLGRLYRDSEIYAIKASGIGSRSLLRYASLLFIPLIIFLLYLSVFSAPWAEQQIEIIKQKAGGFTDIYSLTPGQFIESNQGNWVVFVEQSDRESGEVKNIFIYDRRDGNVAIETAQYAEQKNLAELGGESLILKKGQRYEGTPGEGGFTLLSFNQHAIRIPEFDLNMDNQNPEFKSTAELLKSKQLPDIAEFQWRISVPIAAVLLALLAFPLSVTSPRQGRFAGLAIAIVIYLIYSNLLILAETWVADGKLPLMPGMFVVHAGMLVLVIVLSMRQRLGA; encoded by the coding sequence ATGTTTTCTACATTAAACCGATACTTCTCTAAAGAACTTGCTCAAACTTTCGCCGGAGTTAGCATAGTGTTGTTGCTGGTGATAGTGGGGCAGTCCTTTGTAAGCCTGCTTGCAAAAGTAATGAAAGGAAAGTTGCCGGCAGATGTTGTCGTTTCGATGCTAGGGCTTGGAATTTTAAAGTCTGCAATATTATTAATTCCTTTTGCGCTATTGCTGACGATTATGCTTAGTTTGGGTCGCCTGTATCGTGATAGTGAAATTTATGCCATTAAAGCGAGTGGTATTGGTTCGCGTTCATTATTGCGTTATGCAAGTTTGCTTTTTATACCGCTGATTATATTTCTGTTATACCTTTCAGTATTTTCCGCACCTTGGGCAGAGCAACAAATTGAAATCATAAAACAAAAGGCCGGGGGTTTTACCGATATTTATAGTTTAACACCTGGACAGTTTATTGAATCGAATCAAGGCAATTGGGTGGTTTTTGTTGAACAATCTGACAGAGAGTCTGGTGAAGTTAAAAATATTTTTATTTACGACCGAAGAGATGGAAATGTTGCCATTGAAACGGCGCAATATGCGGAGCAGAAAAATTTAGCAGAACTGGGGGGCGAATCGCTGATTCTAAAAAAAGGCCAGCGTTATGAAGGTACACCAGGAGAGGGTGGCTTTACCTTGCTTTCGTTTAATCAACATGCAATACGCATACCTGAATTTGATTTAAATATGGATAATCAAAATCCCGAATTCAAATCTACTGCCGAACTGTTGAAATCAAAACAGTTGCCAGATATAGCAGAGTTTCAGTGGCGTATATCTGTACCGATTGCAGCAGTGCTTCTGGCTTTACTGGCATTTCCGTTAAGTGTAACCAGCCCAAGGCAGGGTCGATTTGCAGGCTTGGCCATTGCAATCGTCATTTACTTAATTTATTCAAATTTACTCATCCTCGCAGAAACATGGGTAGCAGACGGAAAGCTTCCCTTAATGCCAGGTATGTTTGTAGTGCATGCGGGCATGCTTGTGTTGGTGATTGTGCTGAGTATGCGACAACGATTAGGTGCTTAG
- a CDS encoding leucyl aminopeptidase, producing MDYIAKTTSVDKEAADCVVVGIFKPKRLSDSANKLDKLYRGSISNACQRGIAGGSLGQITTLHNSSRSKHNCIIVVGCGEQDEFTISAYQRVLATVANEIKRNKTSNVINCLTELPVKNVDTLTKVQLSVTAIESAMYIYSETKPSAANSKTRLKKQKFLTANKDDIAGMRDGIEFGQAIASGMNLAKELGNLPGNICTPTYLAEQALALKKGVKKLNVTVLEEAQMKKLGMGALLSVSTGSVEPAKLVTMEYNGGNDDERPIVLVGKGITFDTGGISLKPGSTMDEMKFDMCGAASVLGTMKACCELDLPINVVGVIACAENMPDGKATKPGDVVTTMSGQTVEILNTDAEGRLVLCDALTYVDKFDPEVVIDIATLTGACVVALGQIPSGVMSNDDDFAKDLINAGALTGDRTWQLPLWDEYQSQLDSNFADIANIGGRWGGTITAACFLSRFTKKYTWAHLDIAGVAWHQGKMKGATGRPVPLLTEYLLHQSYEF from the coding sequence ATGGATTACATTGCAAAAACCACTTCCGTAGACAAAGAAGCCGCAGATTGTGTCGTAGTGGGCATATTCAAACCCAAACGTCTTAGTGATTCTGCCAATAAGCTAGATAAGCTTTATCGAGGCAGTATTTCCAATGCCTGCCAACGTGGCATCGCTGGCGGTAGCTTAGGTCAAATTACAACACTGCATAACTCTAGCCGCAGCAAACATAACTGTATTATTGTAGTGGGTTGTGGAGAGCAAGATGAATTCACCATTAGCGCATACCAAAGAGTACTCGCTACGGTAGCCAATGAAATTAAACGCAATAAAACAAGTAATGTAATTAATTGCTTGACTGAGCTACCGGTTAAAAACGTAGACACACTGACTAAAGTGCAACTTAGTGTGACTGCTATTGAATCCGCTATGTATATCTATAGCGAAACCAAGCCCAGCGCAGCAAATTCTAAAACTCGTCTTAAAAAGCAAAAGTTTTTAACGGCAAATAAAGATGATATTGCTGGCATGCGTGATGGTATTGAATTTGGACAAGCGATTGCCAGTGGAATGAATTTAGCCAAAGAACTCGGAAATTTGCCTGGAAATATTTGCACTCCCACTTACCTTGCTGAACAAGCACTGGCACTAAAGAAAGGGGTTAAAAAACTAAATGTAACTGTGCTTGAAGAAGCACAAATGAAAAAACTCGGAATGGGCGCACTACTTTCAGTTTCAACTGGAAGCGTAGAGCCTGCAAAACTGGTCACCATGGAATACAACGGAGGCAATGATGACGAACGCCCAATTGTTTTAGTCGGCAAAGGCATTACCTTCGACACAGGTGGCATTTCATTAAAACCCGGTTCGACCATGGATGAAATGAAATTTGATATGTGTGGCGCGGCAAGCGTGTTAGGCACTATGAAAGCCTGTTGTGAATTAGATTTACCCATTAATGTAGTAGGTGTAATCGCTTGCGCTGAGAATATGCCTGATGGTAAAGCTACCAAACCTGGTGATGTGGTCACTACCATGTCAGGGCAAACTGTAGAAATTTTAAATACTGACGCAGAAGGCCGCTTGGTGTTATGCGATGCACTCACTTATGTAGATAAGTTTGATCCTGAAGTCGTTATCGACATTGCCACCCTTACTGGAGCATGTGTGGTGGCTTTAGGCCAGATTCCATCAGGCGTAATGAGCAACGATGATGACTTTGCCAAAGACCTTATTAACGCTGGCGCGCTAACAGGAGATCGCACTTGGCAATTACCACTCTGGGATGAATATCAATCTCAGTTAGATAGCAATTTTGCAGATATCGCCAATATTGGCGGACGATGGGGCGGCACCATCACAGCAGCGTGCTTCCTATCTAGATTCACCAAAAAATATACTTGGGCACATTTAGACATTGCCGGGGTTGCGTGGCACCAAGGTAAAATGAAGGGCGCCACAGGTAGACCCGTTCCATTACTTACTGAGTACTTATTACATCAATCTTATGAATTTTAA
- a CDS encoding DNA polymerase III subunit chi, with protein MPRVDFYVTKNSTPQFALSTACRIAEKAFSAGHRIHIHMNNETDCEKLDALLWTFRDRSFIPHEISPVPIADCPVTISSEKSPDMTSGHTDMLVNVSDHQPENFKQFQRIAEIIDSHPDSIVAGRERYRFYRESGLDPQHHDVSSA; from the coding sequence ATACCTCGCGTTGATTTCTACGTGACCAAAAACAGTACGCCACAATTTGCTTTGAGCACGGCCTGCCGAATTGCGGAAAAAGCATTTTCAGCAGGCCATCGAATTCATATACACATGAATAATGAAACGGATTGCGAAAAACTAGATGCTCTACTTTGGACATTTCGTGATCGCAGCTTTATTCCTCATGAGATCTCACCCGTGCCAATAGCAGATTGCCCGGTCACGATCAGCTCTGAAAAGAGCCCAGATATGACCTCAGGACATACTGATATGTTAGTGAATGTATCCGATCATCAACCGGAAAATTTCAAGCAATTTCAGAGGATTGCGGAAATCATTGATAGTCATCCTGATTCCATTGTCGCTGGTCGTGAACGCTATCGCTTTTATCGTGAGAGCGGCCTAGACCCCCAGCACCATGACGTATCCTCTGCTTGA
- a CDS encoding valine--tRNA ligase: MEKTYQPKDIEQKWYQFWKSNNYFSPSGEGENSYCIMIPPPNVTGTLHMGHAFNNTLMDCLTRYHRMCGYNTLWQPGTDHAGIATQMVVERQLNAENKTRHDLGREKFVDKVWEWKEQSGNTIYGQLERMGSSLDWSRERFTMDEGLSEAVKQVFVRLYDEGLIYRGKRLVNWDPKLHTAVSDLEVISEEENGHMWHMRYPLVDAKSSDGNDYLIVATTRPETMLGDTAVAVHPEDKRYKRLIGKTVKLPLTDREIPIIADDYVDPEFGSGCVKITPAHDFNDYEVGKRHDLEIINIFTIDAKINDNAPTQYQGLDRFEARKIIVADLKTQNLLAEIKDHKLMIPRGDRSGVVVEPYLTDQWYVKIQPLADPAIKAVKDGNIQFVPENWSKTYFEWMNNIQDWCISRQLWWGHRIPAWYDSDGNIYVAENEEDVRKKYNLDVNFELKQDEDVLDTWFSSALWPFSTLGWPEQTKELKTFYPTSVLITGFDIIFFWVARMIMMGLKFMEDVPFEKVYIHGLVRDADGQKMSKSKGNVLDPIDVIDGIDLETLIKKRTAGLMQPEMASKIEKATRKQYPDGINAYGTDAMRFSFAAQASTGRDIKFDLNRIEGYRNFCNKLWNATNFVLMNCEDKDIASQIDKQKLTLADRWILSKQQEVIDLTHKHLKNYRFDLAAQALYEFSWHEFCDWYVELCKPTLFKDDVDENVKQNSRRVLLEVFENLLKLLHPIIPFLTEETWQPIAKQLNLSGDSISTQDFPRSNNDYVDVESLRELEWSKEFINGIRKIRSEMDIAPGKPLNILLQNWSPQDQSYFENSQQFIYSLAKVSDIKWLEDDSAPESATALVGEMKILIPLAGLIDKEAESARLEKEIGKNETNLEKTLTRLDNPNFADKAPKEVVDNLRKNAEKLQTKLNQLKEQLAKINKL, translated from the coding sequence ATGGAAAAGACCTATCAACCCAAAGATATCGAACAGAAGTGGTATCAGTTTTGGAAAAGTAATAATTACTTTTCGCCTTCAGGCGAAGGCGAAAATTCTTACTGCATTATGATTCCACCACCCAATGTAACGGGAACCTTACATATGGGCCACGCTTTCAATAACACCTTGATGGATTGCCTCACTCGTTATCATCGCATGTGCGGCTATAACACTTTGTGGCAGCCCGGAACCGATCATGCCGGAATCGCGACGCAAATGGTGGTTGAACGACAGCTAAACGCTGAAAATAAAACTCGTCATGACTTAGGTCGCGAAAAGTTTGTAGATAAAGTTTGGGAGTGGAAAGAGCAATCTGGCAACACTATTTATGGCCAATTAGAACGTATGGGTTCTTCACTGGATTGGTCGCGCGAACGCTTCACTATGGACGAAGGTCTTTCTGAAGCGGTTAAACAAGTATTCGTACGTTTATATGACGAGGGCTTAATTTATCGCGGCAAACGTTTGGTGAACTGGGATCCAAAACTTCACACTGCGGTTTCAGATTTAGAAGTTATTTCAGAAGAAGAAAATGGCCACATGTGGCATATGCGTTATCCACTGGTGGATGCAAAAAGCTCAGATGGAAATGATTACTTAATTGTAGCGACGACAAGACCAGAGACAATGTTAGGTGATACTGCGGTTGCCGTGCACCCTGAAGACAAACGCTACAAGAGATTAATCGGTAAAACTGTAAAACTGCCTTTAACTGATCGCGAAATTCCCATTATAGCGGATGACTATGTGGATCCTGAATTTGGTTCTGGTTGCGTAAAGATTACCCCTGCGCATGATTTTAATGATTATGAAGTAGGTAAACGTCATGACTTAGAAATAATTAATATATTCACTATAGATGCCAAAATTAACGACAACGCCCCTACACAATATCAAGGACTGGACCGTTTCGAAGCACGCAAAATAATTGTTGCCGACTTAAAAACACAAAATCTGCTAGCAGAAATAAAAGACCACAAACTGATGATACCTAGAGGTGATCGTTCAGGCGTTGTGGTTGAACCCTACTTAACAGATCAATGGTATGTGAAAATTCAACCATTAGCCGACCCTGCAATCAAAGCCGTAAAAGATGGCAACATTCAATTTGTTCCAGAAAATTGGAGCAAAACCTATTTTGAATGGATGAATAATATTCAAGACTGGTGCATCAGCCGACAACTTTGGTGGGGACACCGCATACCCGCATGGTACGACAGCGATGGAAATATTTATGTGGCTGAAAATGAAGAAGACGTACGTAAAAAATATAATTTGGATGTCAATTTTGAACTTAAGCAAGATGAAGATGTACTCGATACTTGGTTTTCATCTGCACTATGGCCGTTTTCAACCTTAGGCTGGCCCGAACAAACTAAAGAACTAAAAACGTTTTACCCAACTTCAGTATTAATTACCGGTTTCGACATCATCTTTTTCTGGGTCGCTCGCATGATCATGATGGGTTTGAAATTCATGGAAGATGTTCCATTTGAAAAAGTATACATCCACGGCCTTGTGCGTGATGCAGATGGGCAAAAAATGTCTAAGTCTAAGGGTAACGTTTTAGATCCAATCGATGTCATTGATGGAATCGATCTAGAGACTTTAATAAAGAAACGCACAGCCGGCCTCATGCAGCCTGAAATGGCCTCTAAAATCGAAAAAGCAACTCGCAAACAATACCCAGACGGCATTAACGCCTATGGTACAGATGCCATGCGTTTTTCATTTGCGGCGCAAGCTTCAACAGGGCGAGATATCAAATTTGATTTAAATCGAATTGAAGGTTATCGAAATTTCTGCAACAAACTTTGGAATGCTACTAATTTCGTATTAATGAATTGCGAAGACAAAGATATCGCCAGTCAAATTGACAAACAAAAACTCACCTTGGCGGATCGTTGGATATTAAGCAAGCAACAAGAAGTTATTGATTTAACGCACAAGCATTTAAAAAATTATCGCTTTGATCTTGCCGCACAAGCATTATATGAATTTTCTTGGCACGAATTCTGCGATTGGTATGTTGAATTATGCAAACCCACTCTTTTTAAAGATGACGTCGATGAAAACGTTAAACAAAACTCTCGCCGCGTTTTGTTGGAAGTATTTGAAAATTTGCTAAAGCTTCTACACCCTATTATTCCTTTTTTAACAGAAGAAACATGGCAACCGATCGCCAAACAATTGAATCTGTCAGGTGACAGCATTTCTACTCAAGACTTCCCTAGAAGCAACAACGACTATGTCGACGTAGAAAGCTTACGAGAACTTGAATGGTCAAAAGAATTTATCAATGGCATTCGTAAAATACGCTCTGAAATGGACATCGCACCTGGCAAACCATTAAACATATTGTTGCAGAATTGGTCACCGCAAGATCAAAGCTATTTCGAAAATAGCCAGCAATTTATTTATTCTCTAGCAAAAGTTTCAGATATTAAATGGTTGGAAGATGACTCTGCACCTGAATCTGCCACAGCCTTAGTCGGTGAAATGAAAATTCTCATCCCTCTAGCAGGCTTAATTGATAAAGAAGCTGAAAGCGCTAGATTAGAAAAAGAAATTGGCAAAAATGAAACCAACTTAGAGAAAACCTTAACCAGATTAGATAACCCTAATTTTGCCGACAAAGCTCCAAAAGAGGTTGTTGATAACCTTCGTAAGAACGCCGAAAAACTTCAAACTAAACTCAATCAACTAAAAGAACAATTAGCAAAAATAAATAAGCTCTAG
- a CDS encoding acyl-CoA thioesterase: protein MSDSVKQEKKLFMTRLMTPDMANFSGNVHGGTILKLLDEAAFSCASRYCKSYVMTAALDHVEFKSAITVGDLVTFKCNVNYVGRSSMEIGIRVEGEKIREKTKYHAISCYFTMISVNENGVPQQAPTLQIESETEQKLFDAGKMRREMRKETKEKNLQLHVGIDTIIV from the coding sequence ATGAGTGACTCTGTAAAACAAGAAAAAAAATTATTTATGACTCGCCTGATGACGCCAGACATGGCTAATTTCTCTGGCAATGTTCATGGCGGCACAATATTAAAGCTCTTAGACGAAGCTGCATTTTCTTGCGCATCTCGCTACTGCAAATCTTATGTAATGACTGCTGCATTAGACCATGTTGAGTTCAAGTCAGCCATCACCGTTGGTGATCTTGTTACCTTCAAATGCAATGTAAATTATGTTGGTCGCAGCTCAATGGAAATCGGCATACGTGTAGAAGGCGAAAAAATTAGAGAAAAAACAAAGTATCATGCCATCTCATGCTATTTTACCATGATCTCTGTCAATGAAAATGGTGTGCCTCAACAAGCGCCCACATTGCAAATTGAATCAGAAACCGAACAAAAACTTTTTGATGCAGGGAAAATGCGCCGCGAAATGCGCAAAGAAACCAAAGAGAAAAACCTTCAACTTCATGTTGGAATAGACACGATAATTGTTTAG
- a CDS encoding RNA-binding S4 domain-containing protein: MRVVEISHEPIELYKILKFEGMAASGGEAKAVIAEGLVLVNGKTETRKRKKIVSGDVIEFNQENICIQKR; encoded by the coding sequence ATGAGGGTGGTTGAAATTTCTCATGAGCCTATTGAGCTCTATAAAATTCTCAAATTCGAAGGTATGGCCGCCAGTGGTGGCGAAGCCAAAGCTGTGATTGCTGAAGGTCTCGTTCTGGTTAACGGAAAAACTGAAACTAGAAAGCGAAAGAAAATAGTTTCAGGCGATGTTATAGAATTTAATCAAGAGAATATTTGCATTCAAAAAAGATGA